One part of the Mytilus trossulus isolate FHL-02 chromosome 11, PNRI_Mtr1.1.1.hap1, whole genome shotgun sequence genome encodes these proteins:
- the LOC134690533 gene encoding perlucin-like protein: protein MFLICSMMHTILVIFLFCTIKSALGLKIQNLPCLTHESKKDLDDARNELVTVDSIIGKTVGTLENDIQKTVNIMKKHLVTMKSTIGKVIKKVETDLVVLKKDLKKGQWKKYQNHCYYFSQKGAPWYEAERLCRDFGGYLVKIENSSENEWLHSTRINKNGGYWIGLTDLIEGEWRWSVDQSLATFKSWHSGSGSKGHSSNCVSFSGSGSTWVDTNCKSGYYYICERNFWN, encoded by the exons AATTTGTTCAATGATGCACACAATATTAGTTATTTTCCTTTTCTGCACAATCAAGTCTGCATTGggattaaaaattcaaaatttaccaTGTTTAACACATGAATCGAAGAAGGATTTAGATGATGCTAGAAATGAACTGGTAACAGTGGACAGTATAATAGGAAAGACAGTGGGGACGCTTGAGAATGATATTCAGAAAACCGTTAATATCATGAAAAAGCACTTGGTAACAATGAAAAGCACCATTggaaaagtaattaaaaaagtGGAAACTGATCTCGTTGTCTTGAAAAAAGACTTGAAGA aagGTCAGTGGAAGAAGTATCAAAACCATTGTTACTACTTTTCTCAAAAGGGTGCCCCCTGGTATGAGGCTGAG CGACTTTGCAGGGATTTTGGTGGATACCTTGTAAAGATTGAAAACTCTTCAGAGAATGAATGGTTACATTCAACAAGAATTAATA AAAATGGCGGATACTGGATAGGTCTAACGGATTTAATTGAGGGTGAATGGCGATGGAGTGTAGACCAGTCACTTGCTACCTTTAAATCTTGGCACAGTGGTAGTGGTTCCAAAGGTCATAGTTCTAATTGTGTTTCTTTCAGTGGCAGTGGAAGTACATGGGTCGACACTAACTGCAAATCTGGATACTACTATATCTGTGAGAGAAATTTTT GGAATTGA